The Petrocella atlantisensis genome has a window encoding:
- a CDS encoding recombinase zinc beta ribbon domain-containing protein, with amino-acid sequence MNYLTAFLLFFHFLISDFFLWYWGLKNWNLLFHFTVHCGDIFRRIKWNNRGCKSTVWRCTSRVDKDGPDCSARTVREEHLHEVVVKAINEAFREKENILPLLRENIESSLTEDVTDQMAALDEQIKVIQHELLATADMKNPGDDLGMEVRRLRNEKQALRAEASSHQDLKLRIDEMMTFLDCLPSELNEYDEQYTRTLIDKITVYDDHYIVEFKSGIEIQIDQ; translated from the coding sequence GTGAATTACCTAACTGCTTTTTTATTATTTTTTCACTTTTTAATCTCAGATTTCTTTCTCTGGTATTGGGGGTTAAAAAACTGGAATTTACTTTTTCACTTTACGGTACATTGTGGGGACATATTCCGCAGAATCAAATGGAACAATCGCGGTTGCAAATCTACGGTTTGGCGCTGCACCAGCAGAGTTGATAAAGATGGGCCAGATTGTTCTGCAAGAACTGTACGAGAAGAACACCTTCATGAAGTGGTGGTAAAGGCGATAAACGAAGCCTTTCGGGAAAAAGAAAACATCCTGCCTCTTTTACGAGAAAACATCGAAAGCAGTCTGACAGAGGATGTAACGGATCAAATGGCGGCGCTTGATGAGCAGATAAAGGTGATCCAGCACGAGCTTTTAGCAACAGCCGATATGAAGAACCCGGGTGATGACCTTGGCATGGAGGTCAGAAGATTGCGTAATGAAAAGCAAGCCCTCCGGGCTGAAGCATCATCACATCAGGACCTTAAGTTACGAATAGATGAAATGATGACTTTCCTCGACTGTCTGCCAAGCGAGCTTAACGAATACGATGAGCAGTATACCAGGACACTCATCGACAAAATCACGGTCTATGATGATCATTATATAGTCGAGTTTAAATCTGGGATTGAAATCCAAATCGACCAATAA
- a CDS encoding heavy metal translocating P-type ATPase: MDHSNMDHSNMDHGKMDHSKMDHSNMDHGKMNHSNMDQGKMDHSKMDHSKMDHSKMDHSNMDHDRGAMGGHAHHHHGSFKEIFLKSLPLGIAILFITPLMDIQWPFQIIFPYADVVAAVLATILYIYGGKPFYMGAKDEFNSKAPGMMSLITLGITVSYAYSVYAVAARYVTGEHVMDFFFEFATLLLIMLLGHWIEMKALGEAGDAQKALAELLPKDAHVVLEDDSIETRPVSELQVGDVIRVQAGENVPADGIIIRGESRVNEALLTGESKPIEKNVKDQVIGGSTNGSGVLYVEVTETGDKSFISQVQTLISQAQSQPSRAENVAHKVASWLFYIAVVVALIALLVWMIIADLPTAVIFTVTTLVIACPHALGLAIPLVVSRSTSLGASRGLLVKNREALELTTKADVMVLDKTGTLTTGEFKVLDVTVLSDKYSEEEITGLLAGIEAGSSHPIAQSIVNHAEAKGIKSVSFDSIEIVSGAGIEGEANGHHYQLISQKAYGKALRMDIPKGATLSILVENNEAIGAVALGDELKETSRNLIEVLKKYGIEPLMATGDNEEAAQGVAEVLGIQYQANQSPEDKYKLVESMKNQNKTVIMVGDGVNDAPSLALADVGIAIGAGTQVALDSADIILTQSDPGDIESFIELANKTTRKMKQNLVWGAGYNFIAIPIAAGLLAPIGITLGPAFGAVLMSLSTVIVAINAMLLRLDPK; the protein is encoded by the coding sequence ATGGATCACAGCAATATGGATCACAGCAATATGGATCACGGCAAGATGGACCACAGTAAGATGGATCACAGCAATATGGATCACGGCAAGATGAATCACAGCAATATGGATCAAGGCAAGATGGACCACAGCAAGATGGACCATAGCAAGATGGACCATAGCAAGATGGACCATAGCAACATGGATCATGATCGTGGTGCAATGGGAGGGCACGCCCACCACCATCATGGTAGTTTCAAGGAAATTTTCTTGAAATCACTCCCATTGGGAATTGCAATCTTATTTATTACTCCCTTGATGGATATTCAATGGCCTTTCCAAATCATCTTTCCTTATGCAGACGTTGTAGCAGCTGTCTTGGCAACAATTCTATACATTTATGGCGGAAAACCATTCTACATGGGTGCGAAAGATGAGTTTAATTCAAAAGCTCCAGGCATGATGTCCTTGATTACTTTGGGAATAACGGTTTCTTATGCCTATAGTGTTTACGCAGTGGCCGCTCGATATGTGACCGGAGAACATGTCATGGACTTCTTCTTTGAGTTTGCAACGTTACTTTTAATCATGTTATTAGGACACTGGATTGAAATGAAGGCATTGGGTGAAGCAGGGGATGCGCAAAAAGCTCTAGCAGAATTATTGCCAAAAGACGCTCATGTTGTTTTAGAAGATGATTCGATTGAAACTCGTCCTGTGTCTGAACTTCAGGTTGGAGATGTTATCCGTGTTCAAGCAGGAGAAAATGTTCCAGCTGATGGTATCATTATTCGCGGAGAATCCCGTGTAAACGAGGCCCTCTTAACAGGTGAATCTAAGCCAATCGAAAAGAATGTTAAAGATCAAGTCATTGGTGGATCAACAAATGGTAGTGGTGTCCTATATGTAGAAGTAACAGAAACAGGGGATAAGTCCTTTATCTCACAAGTACAAACATTAATTAGCCAAGCACAAAGCCAACCATCTCGAGCAGAGAATGTGGCTCACAAAGTAGCTAGCTGGTTGTTCTACATTGCCGTTGTAGTAGCTTTAATCGCTCTACTAGTCTGGATGATCATTGCGGACCTACCCACAGCCGTTATCTTTACTGTGACTACGTTAGTTATTGCCTGCCCACATGCTTTGGGTCTTGCTATTCCCTTGGTAGTATCACGTAGTACTAGTTTGGGTGCAAGCCGGGGATTACTGGTTAAAAATAGAGAAGCTTTGGAATTAACTACTAAAGCGGATGTTATGGTATTGGATAAAACAGGTACTTTAACAACTGGTGAATTTAAAGTGTTGGACGTCACTGTTTTGAGTGATAAATATTCTGAAGAAGAAATTACAGGCTTGTTGGCGGGTATAGAGGCGGGCTCCAGTCACCCGATTGCCCAATCGATTGTGAACCACGCTGAAGCGAAAGGCATTAAGTCAGTTTCCTTTGACTCCATTGAAATCGTTTCGGGAGCAGGAATAGAAGGGGAGGCGAACGGCCACCACTATCAATTAATCAGCCAAAAGGCATACGGAAAAGCATTGCGTATGGATATTCCGAAAGGCGCTACTTTAAGTATCCTTGTAGAAAATAATGAAGCAATCGGCGCTGTCGCATTGGGAGATGAACTGAAAGAAACCAGCAGAAACTTGATCGAGGTGCTGAAAAAATACGGAATTGAACCACTCATGGCTACTGGTGATAACGAGGAAGCTGCACAAGGAGTTGCAGAAGTTCTAGGTATTCAATACCAAGCCAATCAATCTCCGGAAGATAAGTACAAGCTGGTCGAGTCCATGAAAAACCAAAACAAGACGGTTATCATGGTGGGAGACGGGGTCAATGACGCACCTTCCCTTGCCTTGGCAGACGTAGGTATTGCAATCGGAGCTGGAACGCAAGTAGCTTTGGATTCTGCGGATATTATCCTTACTCAGTCTGATCCAGGGGATATTGAATCCTTTATCGAGTTAGCAAACAAGACGACACGTAAAATGAAACAAAACTTGGTATGGGGAGCAGGCTACAATTTTATCGCGATTCCAATTGCTGCTGGCCTCCTTGCTCCTATCGGCATTACCTTGGGTCCGGCCTTCGGCGCCGTCCTCATGTCCTTATCGACCGTTATTGTTGCGATCAATGCCATGCTTTTGAGATTAGACCCGAAATAA
- a CDS encoding helix-turn-helix domain-containing protein — MKTSDMIRRLCEQMNISVSELARRLDQSPQNFGKKLKRETITLEELKTIADVMDVKFEQAFILPDGNEIKTGSE, encoded by the coding sequence ATGAAAACCTCGGACATGATACGACGGCTATGTGAACAAATGAATATCAGTGTCTCCGAACTGGCTAGACGCTTAGATCAGTCGCCACAGAACTTCGGGAAGAAGCTGAAGCGTGAAACGATAACCTTAGAAGAGCTTAAGACCATAGCAGATGTGATGGATGTTAAGTTTGAACAGGCTTTTATTCTGCCTGATGGTAACGAAATAAAAACAGGAAGCGAGTAA
- a CDS encoding Crp/Fnr family transcriptional regulator, with protein MKKKDLMHEIKNQYIEKQGYHDVTHTHHQGHESASHASCITVVPIFNHLEGEQMEEIMKVTKSTSFKKGEVIYREGDISDLLYIVSKGKIRIYRLSESGKEQLVRILNPGDFTGELALFRESIQEAYAEAMSDTDVCMISRNDLQEFLLKYPTISLKILSEFSNRLETSEKQTTRFATEKVDTRLALFLAECMESGDAPTEIELPMSKKDLASYLGTTPETISRKLADLENEGYIKQKSGRKIEILDLDGLLLV; from the coding sequence ATGAAAAAAAAGGATTTGATGCATGAAATTAAAAATCAATATATAGAAAAACAAGGGTATCACGATGTTACTCACACTCATCATCAAGGACATGAGTCAGCTTCACACGCTTCATGTATCACTGTAGTTCCGATCTTTAATCATTTAGAAGGAGAACAGATGGAGGAAATTATGAAAGTAACGAAATCGACCTCTTTTAAAAAGGGTGAAGTAATTTACCGAGAGGGAGATATATCCGACTTGTTATATATTGTAAGTAAAGGGAAAATTCGAATTTACCGTTTGTCTGAATCAGGAAAAGAACAATTAGTGAGAATATTAAATCCAGGCGATTTCACTGGAGAGCTTGCCTTGTTTCGCGAATCAATTCAGGAAGCATATGCAGAAGCAATGAGTGATACCGATGTATGTATGATTAGTAGAAATGATTTGCAAGAATTTTTATTAAAGTACCCTACTATATCTTTGAAGATTTTATCGGAATTCTCTAACCGATTAGAAACATCAGAAAAACAAACAACGAGATTTGCCACAGAGAAGGTAGATACTAGATTAGCACTGTTTCTTGCAGAATGCATGGAAAGCGGAGATGCTCCAACGGAAATTGAATTGCCAATGAGTAAAAAGGATTTAGCCTCTTATCTAGGAACTACTCCAGAAACTATTAGTAGAAAGTTAGCTGACCTTGAAAATGAAGGATATATAAAACAAAAATCAGGTAGAAAGATTGAGATTTTGGATTTAGATGGATTGTTGTTGGTATAA
- a CDS encoding teneurin-3, which produces MSRRTAESNKAILAAWNKEQELVQEGKGTREWTPQQQQDILDKGKAYDEDGVAFQGQHMKSVEKYPEYQGDPENIQFLTRAEHLEAHDGNWRNPTNWHFNPVTKEKTDFGDGKFIPCEIIQLADPVNKAQIKREIEKEVDQKSVSEGQKKAESNIKHESPHKTVPPNKTEDIAKQGFVPKLKSGLKFIGKTIVEFPEKHPKAVKAIKGVGIVVATAAVAAVKESSRRGSSNSEYGWPGDYDRDEYEASNYNYSDDEYEDSYDNYPVDQDTSESSERSSPDEHTVKGHGQRYHYKDGSVKWKDKDPYPRGGNNDE; this is translated from the coding sequence ATGTCGAGAAGAACAGCAGAATCTAACAAGGCGATACTTGCGGCTTGGAATAAGGAACAGGAACTTGTTCAAGAAGGAAAAGGGACAAGAGAATGGACGCCCCAACAACAGCAAGATATTCTTGATAAAGGTAAGGCCTATGATGAAGATGGAGTAGCTTTTCAAGGACAGCATATGAAAAGTGTGGAAAAATATCCAGAATATCAAGGAGATCCCGAAAATATTCAGTTCCTAACAAGAGCAGAACATTTAGAGGCCCACGATGGGAATTGGAGAAATCCGACTAATTGGCATTTTAATCCTGTTACAAAAGAAAAAACTGACTTTGGAGATGGAAAATTTATTCCGTGCGAAATAATACAATTAGCCGATCCTGTAAACAAAGCACAAATTAAACGAGAAATTGAGAAAGAAGTTGATCAAAAGTCTGTTAGTGAAGGTCAGAAAAAGGCAGAGTCAAACATAAAACATGAATCTCCACACAAGACTGTACCACCTAATAAAACAGAAGATATAGCAAAGCAGGGGTTTGTACCGAAATTGAAGAGTGGCCTTAAATTCATAGGTAAAACAATTGTAGAATTTCCAGAAAAACACCCGAAAGCAGTGAAAGCAATAAAGGGCGTTGGAATAGTTGTGGCTACTGCTGCTGTAGCTGCTGTCAAAGAATCATCAAGGAGAGGTTCATCAAATTCAGAATACGGATGGCCAGGTGATTATGACCGCGATGAGTATGAAGCTTCAAACTATAATTATTCTGATGATGAGTATGAAGATTCATATGATAATTATCCTGTTGATCAGGACACTTCAGAATCCTCAGAGCGTTCTTCTCCGGATGAACACACAGTGAAAGGACATGGACAGCGTTATCATTATAAAGATGGTAGTGTTAAGTGGAAAGATAAAGATCCATACCCACGTGGTGGAAACAATGATGAATAA
- a CDS encoding heavy-metal-associated domain-containing protein, giving the protein MQKATIQLETLTCPSCMQKIENGVKSLDGVDKKSIKVLFNSSKVRVEYDDEKVSIKDIENAIDKLGYEVIKSQVKDL; this is encoded by the coding sequence ATGCAAAAAGCAACAATTCAATTAGAAACATTAACATGTCCATCATGTATGCAAAAAATAGAAAATGGAGTTAAATCATTAGATGGAGTAGACAAAAAAAGCATAAAGGTGCTATTTAATTCAAGTAAAGTTAGAGTGGAATATGATGATGAAAAAGTATCTATAAAAGATATTGAAAATGCCATCGATAAATTAGGATATGAAGTTATAAAATCTCAAGTAAAAGATTTATAA
- a CDS encoding heavy metal translocating P-type ATPase, with translation MQKFILGRKNHITIVSAILIIIAFVSKLGFENEQIAIWALVIASILGASPIAIQAYQALKVKVISIDVLVTIAVIGAFIVRNYEESAIVTFLFLFGAYLEQRTLNKTRSAIKELTQMAPESALKQVENGEFEEVEIDEVDVGDILLVKTGAKIPVDGTVLTGEGHINEASITGEAVPVSKKKDSGVYAGTILENGTIQITADRVGEDTTFGKIIELVEEAQDSKSEAERFIDRFSKYYTPAVLVLSFIVWIFSRDIELAITILVLGCPGALVIGVPVSNVAGIGNGARHGVLLKGSEVISDFSRLDTMVFDKTGTLTIGNPKVADKEIYADNVYEVLGYLASVEKESDHPLAKAVVEYIGDIKLYTVEKTDVVKGGGIVAHVEGHKVAVGNVALMEQENILLSEKARADIARFEKNGNSLVLTSVDGELKALMGIRDQIRPGVKDDLKKLKKLGVKNLVVLSGDNQGTVDLVARELGLTEAHGHMLPEDKATYIKELQEKGQIVAFVGDGVNDSPSLALAQIGIAMGNGTDVAIETSDVVLMNSDFSRLPHALGLTKATANNMLQNIIIAVGVVLVLLASVFFSEWMNMSIGMLVHEASILVVILNGMRLLRYKLRK, from the coding sequence ATGCAAAAATTTATATTAGGAAGAAAAAACCATATTACAATAGTAAGTGCAATTTTAATAATAATTGCATTTGTCAGTAAATTAGGCTTCGAAAACGAACAAATAGCCATATGGGCATTAGTAATTGCTTCAATTTTGGGAGCTTCACCTATTGCGATTCAAGCGTATCAAGCATTAAAAGTCAAAGTAATTAGTATTGATGTTTTAGTTACCATTGCAGTTATCGGAGCCTTTATAGTTAGAAACTACGAAGAATCAGCAATTGTTACATTTTTATTTCTATTTGGAGCTTATCTAGAACAAAGGACACTTAATAAAACACGTTCTGCAATTAAAGAATTAACTCAAATGGCACCAGAAAGTGCCTTAAAACAAGTGGAAAATGGTGAGTTTGAAGAAGTAGAAATAGATGAAGTTGATGTAGGAGATATTTTGCTTGTTAAAACGGGTGCAAAAATCCCAGTTGACGGTACAGTGTTAACAGGAGAAGGGCATATTAATGAAGCAAGTATTACAGGAGAAGCGGTTCCTGTAAGTAAAAAGAAAGATTCGGGGGTATATGCCGGAACAATTTTAGAAAATGGAACTATTCAAATCACTGCTGATCGTGTAGGTGAGGATACTACTTTTGGTAAAATCATTGAGTTGGTTGAAGAAGCGCAGGATTCAAAATCAGAAGCAGAACGTTTCATTGATAGATTTTCTAAATACTATACACCAGCTGTTTTAGTTCTCTCTTTTATTGTATGGATATTTTCAAGGGATATTGAACTTGCAATTACAATATTAGTTTTAGGATGTCCAGGAGCATTGGTAATCGGTGTACCGGTTTCAAACGTCGCGGGGATTGGCAATGGAGCACGTCATGGAGTCCTTCTAAAAGGTAGCGAGGTTATTAGTGACTTTAGCAGACTAGATACCATGGTATTTGACAAAACAGGTACATTAACAATAGGAAATCCCAAAGTAGCAGATAAAGAAATTTATGCAGATAATGTATATGAAGTATTAGGGTATCTAGCAAGTGTTGAAAAGGAATCAGATCATCCATTAGCAAAAGCAGTTGTAGAATATATTGGAGATATAAAATTATATACAGTTGAAAAAACAGATGTTGTAAAAGGTGGAGGAATTGTAGCTCATGTAGAAGGTCATAAAGTTGCAGTCGGTAATGTGGCACTAATGGAGCAAGAAAATATTCTTTTAAGTGAAAAAGCTCGTGCAGATATTGCCAGATTTGAGAAAAATGGAAATTCACTTGTTTTAACATCAGTTGATGGTGAATTAAAAGCATTGATGGGTATTCGTGATCAAATTCGCCCGGGTGTAAAAGATGATCTTAAAAAGTTGAAAAAACTTGGTGTTAAAAATCTAGTAGTTCTTTCTGGTGATAACCAAGGAACAGTTGATTTAGTAGCACGTGAACTAGGACTTACAGAAGCTCATGGACATATGTTGCCAGAAGATAAAGCAACATATATTAAAGAGTTACAAGAAAAAGGTCAAATTGTGGCATTTGTTGGAGATGGAGTAAATGATAGTCCTTCACTAGCTCTAGCACAAATTGGAATTGCTATGGGAAATGGAACAGATGTAGCAATCGAAACTTCAGATGTTGTTTTAATGAATTCAGATTTCAGCCGCTTGCCACATGCATTAGGTTTAACAAAAGCAACCGCTAATAACATGCTTCAAAATATTATTATTGCAGTAGGGGTTGTATTAGTCCTTCTTGCCAGCGTATTCTTTAGTGAATGGATGAACATGTCAATCGGTATGTTAGTACATGAAGCAAGTATATTAGTAGTGATTTTAAATGGTATGAGACTTCTTCGCTATAAATTAAGAAAATAA
- a CDS encoding iron-sulfur cluster repair di-iron protein, ric, with the protein MSRQLNFNQVKETHLKTLAQYVPVVAKVHGGDHPEFYQVRKVYDELAKKAKDAGVEKPDLKEEFVKLREITDNYTVPGDVCESYEAVYNMLAELDKAYEA; encoded by the coding sequence ATGTCAAGACAATTAAATTTTAATCAAGTAAAGGAAACTCATTTAAAAACATTAGCACAATATGTTCCAGTTGTAGCAAAAGTTCATGGAGGAGATCATCCAGAATTCTACCAGGTTCGTAAAGTATATGATGAACTTGCAAAGAAAGCAAAAGATGCGGGAGTAGAAAAGCCGGACTTAAAAGAGGAGTTTGTAAAATTACGTGAAATCACAGATAATTATACAGTTCCAGGTGATGTATGCGAAAGTTATGAAGCAGTATATAACATGTTAGCAGAATTAGATAAAGCATATGAAGCATAA
- a CDS encoding GGDEF domain-containing protein, with product MNKKFTAIVILSMILLGAVCGYTFYLIFMSTSESLLIHCVSTGIIYGLINSLFTLFFIHRYSILKVDKQKLEQEIRIDKLTELYNRYAFEEDIKSLNNSSTYTVIYLDIDDFSKFNNTYGHEAGDNVLKNVAKTIKGSIRNIDKAYRYGGEELIVILDECSKELALKIGNRIVENIRDCDNTPYSGITVSAGLASAPDDAESIVNLLRASDIALYRAKEFGKDRLVCYQKKKEQNFTDKL from the coding sequence ATGAATAAAAAATTCACTGCTATAGTTATTTTGTCCATGATATTATTGGGCGCTGTTTGCGGATATACATTTTATTTGATTTTTATGTCGACTAGCGAAAGTTTATTAATACACTGTGTTTCAACTGGAATTATTTATGGTTTAATCAATTCGTTATTTACATTGTTTTTTATACATAGGTACAGTATTCTAAAAGTAGATAAACAAAAACTTGAACAGGAAATAAGAATAGATAAATTAACTGAATTATATAATAGATATGCTTTTGAAGAAGATATAAAGAGTCTGAATAACAGCTCAACTTACACTGTGATTTATTTGGACATAGATGATTTTAGTAAATTTAATAACACCTATGGACATGAAGCAGGCGATAACGTATTAAAAAATGTGGCAAAAACAATTAAAGGTAGCATTCGGAACATTGATAAAGCATATCGATATGGCGGTGAAGAATTGATAGTTATTTTAGATGAGTGTTCAAAAGAATTAGCTTTGAAAATTGGTAATAGAATTGTAGAGAATATCAGGGATTGTGATAATACACCTTATTCAGGAATTACAGTTTCTGCTGGATTAGCTTCTGCTCCTGATGATGCTGAGTCTATTGTTAATCTATTAAGAGCAAGTGATATAGCTTTATATAGAGCGAAAGAATTTGGAAAGGATAGATTAGTTTGTTATCAGAAAAAAAAGGAGCAAAATTTCACTGATAAATTGTGA
- a CDS encoding SMI1/KNR4 family protein yields MVSEELKLIIDELNIQGKMIFLEATTKEKITTFEREKNVTLPSKYKEWLQFSDGGEFFLPAGIQLYGIEHKPVINVNDNSRPNDDYIVIGALASGDPILCEKSSEKIAIYNQEAGRIEDDEIYDDFIAFLKDLHDLLGIGG; encoded by the coding sequence ATGGTTTCTGAAGAATTAAAGCTAATTATTGATGAGTTAAATATACAGGGTAAAATGATTTTTCTTGAGGCGACTACAAAAGAAAAAATCACAACCTTTGAAAGAGAAAAAAATGTTACGCTTCCATCCAAATACAAAGAATGGTTGCAGTTTTCTGATGGTGGTGAGTTCTTTTTGCCCGCAGGTATTCAATTATATGGAATTGAACACAAACCAGTGATTAATGTGAATGATAATTCACGACCAAACGATGATTATATAGTTATTGGAGCTCTGGCATCAGGAGACCCAATCTTATGCGAAAAGAGCAGCGAAAAAATTGCTATATATAATCAAGAAGCTGGAAGGATAGAAGACGATGAGATTTACGATGATTTTATAGCCTTTCTTAAAGATCTGCATGATTTGCTTGGCATAGGAGGTTGA
- a CDS encoding KilA-N domain-containing protein — protein MLKKPIKETIHSKGIDISIYSEDFHNEYISLTDIARYKSDEPNDVIKNWMRNRDTLEFLGLWESLHNQDFKPVEFDGFKKDAGLNAFTMSPTKWITTVNAIGIVSKSGRYGGTFAHSDIAFEFASWISAEFKLYIIKDYKRLKTDESSRLSLDWNLNREISKLNYRIHTDAIKENLLPPELTAYQISMTYASEADLLNVALFGKTAKEWRDKNVSQKGNMRDYATLNQLLVLANMESYNAILIVQGKSQAERLQLLNRLAIRQLKAIEEIGTSEIKKLEKGKSFS, from the coding sequence ATGTTAAAAAAGCCAATTAAAGAAACCATTCATTCAAAAGGAATAGACATTTCAATTTACAGTGAAGATTTTCATAATGAATACATTTCACTTACAGATATTGCAAGATATAAAAGCGATGAACCAAACGATGTAATAAAGAATTGGATGCGTAATCGGGATACTTTAGAATTTTTGGGGCTATGGGAAAGTTTACATAACCAAGATTTTAAACCCGTCGAATTCGACGGGTTTAAAAAAGATGCAGGGTTGAATGCATTTACAATGTCTCCAACAAAATGGATTACAACCGTTAATGCAATTGGTATTGTTTCAAAATCAGGGCGATATGGTGGTACGTTTGCACATTCTGATATTGCATTTGAGTTTGCATCTTGGATTTCGGCTGAGTTTAAACTCTATATTATTAAAGACTATAAGCGATTGAAAACTGATGAAAGTAGCAGACTCTCATTAGACTGGAATTTAAACCGTGAAATCTCAAAGTTGAATTATCGCATTCATACAGATGCCATAAAAGAGAATTTGTTACCACCTGAATTGACCGCTTATCAAATATCTATGACCTATGCTAGCGAAGCAGATCTGCTTAACGTAGCACTATTTGGAAAAACAGCGAAAGAGTGGCGTGATAAGAATGTAAGTCAAAAGGGAAATATGAGGGACTATGCTACTTTGAATCAATTGTTGGTATTGGCGAATATGGAAAGCTATAATGCCATTTTGATTGTGCAAGGTAAGTCGCAAGCTGAAAGATTACAATTATTAAATCGATTGGCAATACGTCAATTAAAAGCAATAGAAGAAATTGGGACGAGTGAAATCAAGAAATTAGAAAAAGGAAAATCATTCTCTTAA